Proteins encoded by one window of Chloroflexota bacterium:
- a CDS encoding O-antigen ligase family protein has protein sequence MSPGNTHPPPDGQGNRLSLSAGTALSLWLQRSVNWISYHELWFLGVTAPFLLFPSRWTWGALLVIALTWLCRYLVTGRLTVATGVDMPILLLLLMAGIGLWVSTDPASSQAALWRIVLGVAIFYGLANGLRSEIRLLRLPVALILCSLLLTLLTLVGTGWDAVRLFHLPQVYEHLPRLIRDLQDQNPFHPRVMGMALATMFPLPAALLLFFPSKRYRLWSGISVFVIGMTILLTQSLQAAVGVAAALLFLGACWNRWLLMTVPLILGMLFIGLWRYGLPQVANVLLSPANPLGIAITLRLDIWSRALAMIHDMPYTGVGLDMFPLMQSNFYPGVMIGPEPHAHQLFLQIAVDLGLPGLLAFLWLLIALVFAAARTCWRGQEAQQHAILLGAMGSIVSYVASGFLDTIWAAKPSVLIWFVLGLVAALCVSSELRPRTTIQSTLVAYARRCLPALLILLVMYPGFLIAPDAPRVNWSIIQANRLLLFAQAGRNNEPSLATVATDLREAVRMQADNARLYSLLGRVYSWLGKYQDAMDAFLRVVELDGRDAVARYAPFEDLRRLLVGEKEHDPWVDAIWVYSHWVARFPQRAEPVVLVALVREQHQDDPKGAAAVVKSGIEKGAQPKGLLLYYLDRLNAQMRVEP, from the coding sequence ATGAGCCCAGGGAATACCCATCCTCCGCCTGACGGTCAGGGCAACCGACTCAGCCTGAGCGCCGGAACAGCCCTCTCTTTATGGCTACAGCGCAGTGTCAATTGGATTTCCTACCACGAGTTGTGGTTTCTGGGAGTTACTGCTCCTTTCCTCCTTTTCCCCAGCCGTTGGACCTGGGGAGCATTGCTCGTGATAGCCCTTACCTGGCTGTGCCGCTACTTGGTCACGGGCAGGCTCACCGTAGCCACTGGCGTGGATATGCCTATCCTGCTCTTGCTCCTCATGGCTGGCATTGGCCTCTGGGTTTCGACAGACCCGGCCTCAAGCCAGGCTGCGCTGTGGCGCATCGTGCTGGGCGTGGCTATCTTCTATGGGCTAGCGAATGGGTTACGGAGCGAGATTCGTTTGCTGCGGCTGCCAGTGGCCTTGATCCTATGCAGCTTGCTACTGACACTGCTCACTTTGGTAGGGACTGGTTGGGACGCGGTCAGACTGTTCCACTTGCCACAGGTGTACGAGCACCTTCCCCGTTTGATCCGTGACCTTCAGGATCAGAATCCATTTCATCCACGTGTGATGGGCATGGCGCTGGCGACCATGTTCCCCTTGCCTGCTGCGCTGCTCCTCTTTTTCCCCAGCAAACGCTACCGGCTCTGGTCGGGCATCAGTGTTTTCGTGATAGGCATGACCATTTTGCTCACGCAATCGCTCCAAGCGGCTGTCGGGGTTGCTGCCGCTTTGCTGTTCCTGGGCGCCTGCTGGAACCGTTGGTTGCTCATGACCGTTCCTCTTATCCTGGGGATGCTCTTCATAGGCTTGTGGCGCTATGGGCTACCGCAGGTTGCCAACGTGCTCCTCTCCCCAGCCAACCCCCTGGGCATCGCGATAACGCTGCGGTTGGACATATGGAGCCGCGCCCTAGCCATGATTCACGACATGCCCTATACAGGCGTAGGACTGGACATGTTCCCGTTGATGCAGAGCAATTTCTACCCAGGCGTCATGATCGGGCCTGAACCTCATGCCCATCAATTGTTCCTGCAAATTGCCGTCGATCTGGGACTGCCGGGGTTGCTTGCTTTCTTGTGGCTTCTGATCGCTCTGGTCTTTGCCGCCGCTAGGACATGCTGGAGAGGACAGGAGGCACAGCAACATGCCATCCTGTTAGGTGCCATGGGTAGTATAGTGAGCTATGTTGCTTCTGGATTTCTGGACACCATCTGGGCAGCCAAGCCATCGGTGCTCATCTGGTTCGTGCTCGGTCTGGTTGCTGCACTGTGCGTATCCAGTGAACTGCGTCCAAGGACTACAATTCAATCCACTTTGGTTGCATATGCTCGCCGCTGTCTTCCTGCACTGCTGATTTTGCTAGTCATGTACCCTGGCTTTTTGATTGCTCCGGACGCCCCGCGTGTAAATTGGTCTATCATCCAGGCCAACAGGCTGTTGTTGTTTGCTCAGGCTGGCAGGAACAATGAGCCAAGTCTGGCAACAGTTGCCACTGACCTGCGCGAAGCAGTGCGGATGCAAGCGGATAACGCCCGCCTATATAGCCTCTTGGGACGTGTCTATAGCTGGTTAGGTAAATACCAGGATGCCATGGACGCCTTCCTCAGAGTAGTAGAGCTGGATGGCCGGGATGCCGTTGCTCGCTATGCTCCTTTCGAGGACCTGCGCCGGCTTCTCGTGGGGGAGAAAGAGCACGATCCATGGGTGGATGCCATTTGGGTTTATTCCCATTGGGTAGCTCGCTTCCCCCAGCGAGCAGAGCCTGTCGTGTTGGTTGCTTTGGTGCGGGAACAGCATCAGGATGATCCCAAAGGTGCCGCGGCAGTTGTGAAATCTGGGATAGAGAAGGGAGCTCAACCAAAGGGCTTGCTCCTCTACTACCTTGACCGACTCAACGCACAGATGCGCGTTGAGCCTTGA
- a CDS encoding CPBP family intramembrane metalloprotease, with the protein MSLGYLIAITAAELLTTLFEPRVGLVLHGVLLVVLLHTAFTWEFAMRDLLLSLGFAPLIRLLSLSLPLVNFPLVYWYLITSVPLFVTVILTMRTLRFSRYEVGVNLRALPLQLLVGLVGLLFGYMEYRILHPKPLAQSFTWEQLWLPALILMFSTGFIEELIFRGVMQRAAIDALDRFSILYVSALFAVLHVGYKSVLDVAFVFGVALFFGYIVKKTGSILGVSLAHGLTNIVLFLVAPFLW; encoded by the coding sequence GTGTCCCTCGGTTATTTGATTGCCATCACGGCAGCGGAGTTGCTCACTACCCTGTTCGAACCGCGGGTGGGATTGGTACTGCATGGCGTCCTGTTGGTTGTGCTGCTGCATACCGCGTTCACCTGGGAGTTCGCCATGCGTGACCTCTTATTGAGCCTAGGTTTTGCTCCGCTCATCCGCCTGTTGAGCCTCTCTCTGCCCCTGGTCAACTTTCCGCTGGTGTACTGGTACCTGATTACTAGCGTGCCCCTCTTTGTCACCGTGATCCTAACCATGCGCACGTTGCGCTTCTCCCGGTATGAGGTTGGCGTGAACCTGCGTGCTCTACCGCTGCAGCTTCTAGTGGGCCTAGTTGGCTTGCTCTTTGGATATATGGAGTACCGCATTTTGCACCCCAAGCCGCTGGCCCAATCTTTCACTTGGGAGCAGCTCTGGCTGCCAGCTCTCATCCTGATGTTCAGCACTGGCTTTATCGAGGAGCTCATCTTCCGTGGCGTGATGCAGCGGGCAGCAATAGACGCCCTGGATCGCTTCAGCATCCTATATGTGTCAGCTCTCTTCGCTGTGCTCCACGTGGGGTATAAATCGGTACTGGATGTGGCCTTTGTCTTTGGCGTAGCGCTATTCTTTGGCTACATAGTGAAAAAGACGGGTAGCATCCTGGGCGTCAGTTTGGCTCACGGCTTGACCAATATCGTGCTATTTCTGGTAGCGCCATTTTTATGGTAG
- a CDS encoding DUF1616 domain-containing protein → MILLIALGVQGLPAPLPMLRLLLGLAYVLFVPGYALQAALFPRADDLDGPERLALSFGLSVAVIPLIALLLDALPWGIRLWPIVMSEATLIALCSGVALWRRSRLPEEQRFLPTLGIDPRTWWAAQSPIVRFLYALLALSLMGFVVGATAIIVTPKPGERLTEFYILGPEGLAENYPREAIVGFPVTVTVGIVNHEGMPADYWVGVYCNGCLVGQSEPVHLESGQSDERVLGFVPRQIGDNVRIDFYLYRDRGSEPYRSLRLWLKVKAEESAR, encoded by the coding sequence TTGATTCTGCTCATTGCCCTCGGCGTGCAGGGATTGCCCGCGCCATTGCCCATGTTGCGCTTGCTCCTGGGACTGGCCTATGTGCTCTTCGTCCCGGGCTATGCGCTGCAGGCAGCGCTTTTCCCCCGTGCGGACGACCTGGATGGTCCAGAGCGGTTGGCGCTGTCCTTTGGACTGAGCGTGGCGGTGATCCCGCTCATCGCCTTGTTGCTAGACGCGCTTCCCTGGGGCATCCGCCTCTGGCCCATCGTCATGTCCGAGGCGACGCTGATTGCCCTCTGCTCTGGGGTGGCATTGTGGCGTCGCAGCCGGCTGCCCGAAGAGCAACGCTTTCTTCCGACACTGGGCATAGACCCGCGAACATGGTGGGCAGCGCAGAGCCCCATCGTGCGTTTTCTGTACGCCCTGCTCGCCCTCTCGCTGATGGGGTTCGTCGTTGGCGCTACGGCCATCATTGTAACACCCAAGCCCGGCGAACGGCTCACCGAGTTCTATATCCTCGGACCTGAAGGGTTGGCTGAGAACTATCCACGCGAAGCCATCGTAGGTTTCCCGGTTACGGTTACCGTGGGCATTGTCAACCACGAAGGCATGCCTGCCGACTACTGGGTCGGTGTGTACTGCAATGGCTGCCTCGTTGGCCAGAGCGAACCAGTGCACCTGGAATCCGGGCAAAGCGATGAACGGGTACTGGGCTTTGTTCCGAGGCAGATAGGGGATAATGTGCGCATAGACTTTTATCTATATCGGGACAGGGGCTCAGAGCCATACCGTTCCCTGCGGCTGTGGCTGAAGGTCAAAGCGGAGGAAAGCGCACGGTGA
- a CDS encoding YdcF family protein — protein sequence MSQEHKMGDCCPVGASGALLHPEPEEARCPKPHLPAKRGRLLRFLALASCLLLVSCTLLLVLRSFWLPAIGRFLVCVDPLQPADAIVVLAGGGPQRVAHGAKLFQAGYAPWLIVTNQPLNTPGIRVPYVELMRTEAIWQGAPPERILMAPEIVKTTYEEAIAVRQLATERRFHSLIIVTDPFHTRRARMSFRDALQGAGITISMQPANPSWYRADAWWQSQDELRETWTEYLKLTLYVFGYK from the coding sequence ATGAGCCAGGAACACAAGATGGGGGACTGCTGTCCTGTTGGCGCATCTGGTGCGCTTTTGCATCCCGAGCCAGAGGAGGCTAGATGCCCTAAGCCACACCTGCCCGCTAAGCGGGGGCGTCTTTTGCGTTTCCTGGCGCTGGCCTCCTGTCTCCTGCTGGTATCTTGCACTTTGCTTTTGGTCTTGCGCAGTTTCTGGCTGCCTGCTATTGGGCGCTTTCTTGTCTGTGTGGACCCGCTGCAGCCAGCCGATGCCATTGTCGTGCTTGCTGGTGGTGGCCCACAGCGCGTGGCGCATGGGGCCAAGCTCTTTCAGGCCGGCTATGCCCCTTGGCTCATCGTTACCAACCAGCCGCTTAATACGCCGGGCATCCGCGTTCCCTACGTGGAGTTGATGCGCACGGAGGCAATCTGGCAGGGAGCCCCGCCAGAGCGCATCCTGATGGCACCCGAAATCGTCAAAACCACATATGAAGAAGCCATCGCTGTGCGGCAGTTAGCCACGGAGCGGAGATTCCATTCCTTGATCATCGTCACTGACCCCTTCCACACCCGCCGCGCACGCATGTCCTTCCGTGACGCCTTGCAAGGCGCAGGCATTACCATCTCCATGCAGCCAGCCAATCCAAGCTGGTACCGCGCCGATGCCTGGTGGCAGAGCCAGGATGAGCTGCGTGAGACATGGACGGAATATTTGAAGCTGACGCTATATGTGTTCGGGTACAAGTGA
- the gmhB gene encoding D-glycero-beta-D-manno-heptose 1,7-bisphosphate 7-phosphatase, which yields MKWAVFLDRDGTINREAVYLDNPAKLRLLPKAAEAIRALNQAGVPAILVTNQAGVGRGYFPESAVHAIHRVLEQRLARQGAHLDAIYYCPHRPDEGCECRKPNPGMLLQAAKEHSLDLTRSFVVGDKVIDMEAGWRVGCRMVLVLTGYGAEAQQAFQHLNFQPDYIAADLWEAVQWILAQGGSP from the coding sequence ATGAAATGGGCAGTGTTCCTCGATCGCGACGGTACGATCAATAGGGAAGCCGTATACCTGGATAACCCCGCCAAGCTTCGCCTCTTGCCCAAAGCAGCAGAAGCCATCCGTGCCCTGAATCAAGCAGGCGTGCCAGCTATCCTGGTGACTAACCAGGCAGGTGTGGGGCGTGGCTATTTCCCGGAAAGCGCCGTGCATGCTATCCACCGTGTGTTGGAGCAGCGGCTGGCCAGACAGGGAGCGCATCTAGATGCTATTTACTACTGCCCCCATCGCCCGGATGAAGGCTGCGAGTGCCGCAAGCCCAATCCAGGCATGCTGCTGCAGGCGGCGAAAGAGCACAGCCTGGACTTGACGCGCTCCTTCGTCGTCGGTGACAAGGTTATTGATATGGAAGCAGGGTGGCGGGTGGGCTGCCGCATGGTACTGGTTTTGACCGGCTACGGCGCCGAGGCACAGCAGGCTTTCCAGCATCTGAATTTCCAGCCCGATTATATAGCGGCTGACCTGTGGGAAGCAGTGCAGTGGATCTTGGCACAAGGAGGTAGCCCATGA
- a CDS encoding D-sedoheptulose 7-phosphate isomerase: MKDRIISRAIQENMEVQRQVLEQCVGTIAQIAAVLVRALQEGHKVVLFGNGGSAADAQHVTAELVNRFLINRAALPAIALTTNSSILTSVSNDVSFDQVFARQVEALAQEGDVVVGISTSGNSPSVLNGIVAAKEKGAITVGFTGRSGGKLKGLVDHCFCVPSDHTPRIQETHITVWHAICELIEQELFGT; the protein is encoded by the coding sequence ATGAAAGATAGAATTATCTCCCGTGCGATCCAAGAGAATATGGAGGTTCAGCGCCAAGTGCTGGAGCAATGTGTAGGGACCATTGCCCAAATTGCGGCAGTGCTGGTGCGCGCCTTGCAGGAGGGCCACAAGGTGGTCCTTTTTGGCAATGGCGGCAGCGCTGCCGATGCACAGCATGTGACGGCTGAACTGGTCAACCGCTTCCTGATCAATCGCGCTGCCTTGCCCGCTATTGCGCTGACGACCAATAGCTCCATCCTGACATCGGTGAGCAACGACGTTTCCTTCGACCAGGTCTTTGCGCGGCAGGTAGAAGCACTGGCACAGGAAGGCGATGTCGTGGTCGGCATCAGCACCAGCGGCAACTCGCCCAGCGTGCTCAACGGCATCGTGGCAGCCAAGGAGAAAGGCGCCATCACCGTGGGGTTCACCGGACGCAGCGGCGGGAAACTCAAGGGGCTGGTAGACCACTGCTTTTGCGTGCCGTCCGACCACACCCCGCGCATTCAAGAGACGCACATCACCGTCTGGCACGCCATCTGCGAACTCATCGAGCAGGAGCTGTTCGGCACATGA
- a CDS encoding GHMP kinase encodes MIIRSKAPLRISFAGGGTDVEPYLSERGGAVLSTTIDKYAYGSLRFRTDRQITVTSLDYDVVARYKLNEPLIYDGNLDLVKAVIRRLNREDSEQGLDLFLHSDAPPGSGLGSSSAVVVALIGLFKHWLHLPLTNYEIADLAYQIERLDLGIKGGKQDQYAATFGGFNFIEFYRDATIVNPLRVPPDVLNELHYNLLLCYTGKTRLSARIIDTQVQGYVQRQEEVVHAMDELKRIAIDLKNALLQGRLNDFGVLLHEGWMNKKKMAAQISDPNIDELYETARKHGALGGKMSGAGGGGYMFFYCQFDRKHIVAAELERMGAQVVNFGFDFAGLQTWEIR; translated from the coding sequence ATGATCATCCGTAGCAAAGCGCCATTGCGCATCAGTTTCGCTGGCGGCGGCACGGACGTCGAACCCTACCTTTCGGAGCGGGGCGGTGCCGTCCTCAGCACGACCATTGACAAATATGCCTATGGCTCCCTGCGCTTTCGCACCGACCGCCAGATTACCGTCACCTCGCTGGACTATGACGTGGTAGCCCGCTATAAGCTCAATGAGCCGCTTATCTATGATGGCAACTTGGACCTGGTGAAGGCGGTCATCCGCCGTTTGAACCGTGAGGATAGCGAACAGGGGCTGGACTTGTTCCTGCACAGCGATGCCCCGCCGGGGTCGGGACTGGGCTCCTCATCCGCCGTGGTCGTGGCGTTGATCGGCCTATTCAAACACTGGCTGCATTTGCCACTGACCAACTATGAAATCGCGGACCTGGCGTATCAAATCGAGCGGCTGGACCTGGGCATCAAGGGCGGCAAGCAAGACCAGTACGCCGCCACTTTCGGGGGGTTCAACTTTATCGAGTTCTACCGCGACGCCACTATCGTCAATCCATTGCGTGTGCCACCTGACGTGCTGAATGAATTGCATTATAATTTGCTCTTGTGCTACACGGGCAAGACGCGCCTCTCGGCACGCATCATTGACACGCAGGTGCAAGGGTACGTGCAGCGACAAGAAGAAGTGGTGCACGCTATGGACGAGCTCAAGCGTATCGCCATTGACTTGAAGAACGCCTTGCTGCAAGGGCGGCTGAACGATTTTGGCGTCCTATTGCACGAGGGCTGGATGAACAAGAAGAAGATGGCGGCGCAGATTAGCGACCCAAACATTGACGAACTGTACGAGACAGCGCGCAAGCACGGCGCCTTGGGCGGCAAGATGTCCGGTGCCGGCGGCGGAGGGTACATGTTCTTCTACTGCCAATTCGACCGCAAGCACATTGTAGCGGCGGAACTGGAGCGTATGGGCGCTCAAGTGGTGAATTTTGGCTTTGACTTCGCAGGTTTGCAGACCTGGGAGATACGCTAA
- a CDS encoding NTP transferase domain-containing protein → MKALILAGGLGTRLQSVVSDRPKPMAEVKGKPFLEYQIEGIRSQGFTEIVLCIGYRAEQIQAYFGDGQRWGVHIAYAVERELLGTAGAIRNAAPLLAGTFLVCNGDSYLEADLRALVAFHEQRCSSDPRTLGSIATVAVDNAAAYGTLDLDEAGRILSFREKSGAGASWVNGGVYVLEPNILTLIPPSRPVSLERETFPLALASSWHLYGYPVQGFFVDIGTPEGYERFRRYVEEKSENSHDHP, encoded by the coding sequence GTGAAAGCCCTCATTCTTGCTGGTGGTTTGGGCACGCGGCTGCAATCGGTCGTGTCGGATCGCCCCAAGCCCATGGCCGAGGTGAAGGGGAAGCCATTCCTGGAGTATCAGATTGAGGGGATAAGGAGCCAGGGGTTTACAGAGATTGTCCTCTGCATTGGCTACCGCGCGGAGCAGATTCAGGCTTATTTTGGCGACGGGCAGCGCTGGGGTGTGCACATTGCCTATGCCGTGGAGCGCGAACTGCTGGGGACTGCCGGCGCCATCCGCAATGCTGCACCTCTCCTCGCGGGGACATTCCTGGTATGTAACGGTGATTCGTATTTGGAAGCCGATTTGAGAGCTTTGGTTGCCTTCCACGAGCAACGCTGCTCTAGCGACCCACGCACCTTGGGGAGCATCGCTACCGTCGCAGTGGACAATGCTGCAGCCTATGGCACACTGGACTTGGACGAGGCGGGGCGCATCCTTTCCTTCCGCGAGAAATCCGGAGCCGGTGCGAGCTGGGTCAACGGTGGGGTGTACGTGCTAGAGCCAAACATCCTGACCCTCATCCCTCCCAGCAGGCCAGTCTCCCTGGAGCGAGAAACCTTCCCGCTTGCCCTGGCAAGTAGCTGGCACCTCTATGGCTATCCCGTGCAGGGCTTTTTCGTAGACATTGGCACGCCGGAGGGGTACGAACGATTTCGGCGCTATGTGGAAGAGAAAAGTGAGAACTCCCATGATCATCCGTAG
- a CDS encoding glycosyltransferase family 4 protein produces MRIAILVYGLDRPLSGISRYTVELARALAALPEGPEVRLLAAGGVGPLAEATPFPSIPLLGCSRLPGLVTLGNVLIPRKAHNLHVDIVHDPTGVTPFLFGVGGARMVVTIHDVFAWSCPGHSALPDTLIYRYWLPRVLPRVNAVITVSQVSKTDIVNYLRIPDDKVHVIYEGVDASYHPIPWEETGQMTSRYGLPRGYILFVGSVEERKNLRRLLQAYALLCERGEQRRLVVVGPHKWKYTRILQTVAELGIGQRVIFTGYIPDEDLPALYSGADLFVFPSLYEGFGLPPLEAMACGTPVVCSNAGSLPEVVGDAALLVDPYDVEALAEAMHRVLHDPALCEELRQKGLARAQQFTWEKAALETLAVYEGVLG; encoded by the coding sequence ATGAGGATTGCCATCCTCGTATACGGCCTTGACCGACCTTTAAGCGGCATCAGCCGCTACACGGTGGAGCTGGCGCGCGCTCTGGCAGCGCTGCCAGAGGGTCCTGAGGTGCGTTTGCTGGCAGCCGGCGGGGTAGGTCCGTTGGCAGAAGCAACCCCTTTCCCATCCATCCCATTGCTCGGCTGCAGCAGGCTGCCGGGCTTGGTGACGCTAGGCAATGTGCTTATTCCCCGGAAAGCACACAACTTGCATGTGGATATCGTGCACGACCCTACCGGCGTGACGCCTTTTCTCTTTGGTGTTGGTGGAGCACGCATGGTCGTCACGATCCACGATGTCTTCGCCTGGAGTTGCCCTGGACACAGTGCACTACCCGACACCTTGATCTATCGCTATTGGCTGCCCAGAGTGCTGCCACGCGTGAATGCCGTGATTACGGTTAGCCAGGTCTCGAAAACGGATATCGTGAACTATTTGAGGATACCAGATGACAAAGTGCATGTGATCTACGAGGGTGTAGATGCCTCCTATCATCCCATACCTTGGGAAGAGACAGGCCAAATGACGTCCCGCTATGGCCTGCCACGAGGCTACATCCTTTTTGTCGGCTCCGTGGAGGAGCGCAAGAACCTGCGCCGGCTGCTGCAGGCCTATGCGCTCTTGTGCGAACGCGGTGAACAGCGTAGGCTCGTCGTAGTCGGCCCACACAAATGGAAGTACACGCGCATCCTGCAGACGGTCGCGGAGCTGGGCATTGGCCAGCGCGTCATCTTTACCGGCTACATCCCTGATGAAGATTTGCCTGCCCTCTACAGCGGTGCGGATTTGTTCGTCTTCCCTTCTCTCTATGAAGGCTTTGGCCTGCCGCCGCTGGAAGCCATGGCTTGCGGCACGCCCGTGGTGTGCTCCAATGCTGGGTCGCTGCCCGAGGTGGTGGGCGATGCCGCCCTGCTGGTGGACCCTTACGATGTGGAGGCATTGGCGGAAGCAATGCACCGTGTGCTGCACGATCCAGCGCTGTGCGAGGAGCTGCGCCAGAAGGGGTTAGCGCGCGCCCAACAGTTCACGTGGGAGAAGGCGGCGCTCGAGACGCTCGCCGTGTACGAGGGGGTGCTGGGGTGA
- a CDS encoding glycosyltransferase family 39 protein, protein MQTRTVRKCLWAIVLLALAVRIVYAFLAPQLDPFLKANPLHGDAAAYDGIARNLLLGYGFASTPGHHTAFWPPLYPFFLAGLYRLLGYHPLWARLAQAVLGTIAVGATAGAAHIVFGRRVALLTALGMALYPHLVYFGAWLIAEALYMALLGLTLWVAAYLQRRAHSVGFVALGALLELGALAKPAALMLVPLVVLWVWIAPPRRTWRNRLGQCLLVVLAAIAVILPWTVRNYRVFHAWVPISTNGGYTFYGANNPDAFGGHREGFPPALPGFTEPQAEREYYRLGIKWIVHYPGDFVRLTWHKLARLLSPLSVASYEHDYPLPLTALVRGMYMAFLGTGWSLAAAATLAGGSHFPCSHHPRSHGGNPFLWRCPLYFAHGSYIGTLCQRCSCQDV, encoded by the coding sequence ATGCAAACCAGAACTGTTAGAAAGTGTCTCTGGGCCATTGTCCTGCTGGCGCTTGCCGTGCGCATCGTGTATGCGTTTCTGGCGCCCCAGCTTGATCCCTTCCTGAAAGCCAATCCATTGCATGGCGATGCCGCCGCCTACGACGGCATCGCACGGAATCTGCTATTGGGATATGGGTTTGCTTCCACTCCTGGACATCACACCGCCTTTTGGCCGCCATTATATCCCTTTTTCCTGGCAGGATTGTATCGTCTCTTGGGATATCACCCTCTATGGGCACGTCTGGCTCAAGCTGTCCTTGGCACGATAGCCGTTGGAGCTACTGCAGGTGCCGCCCACATTGTCTTTGGACGACGCGTGGCTCTGCTCACTGCGCTGGGCATGGCTCTCTATCCGCATCTGGTCTATTTCGGCGCTTGGCTAATTGCGGAAGCACTTTATATGGCGTTGCTGGGGCTGACTCTGTGGGTTGCCGCATACTTGCAGAGGCGTGCACACAGCGTGGGCTTTGTCGCCCTTGGCGCCTTGCTGGAACTGGGAGCGCTGGCCAAGCCCGCCGCACTGATGCTCGTTCCGCTGGTTGTGCTGTGGGTGTGGATTGCTCCTCCGCGAAGAACATGGCGCAACAGGCTTGGGCAATGCCTCTTGGTGGTCCTCGCTGCTATTGCCGTGATCCTGCCCTGGACAGTGCGCAACTACCGAGTTTTTCACGCCTGGGTGCCCATCTCCACCAATGGGGGGTACACCTTCTATGGCGCCAACAATCCTGACGCCTTCGGCGGACACCGTGAGGGTTTTCCTCCCGCCCTGCCGGGCTTCACCGAGCCTCAGGCAGAGCGGGAGTACTACCGGCTAGGCATAAAATGGATCGTGCACTATCCCGGCGATTTTGTCAGGCTGACATGGCACAAGCTGGCACGGCTTCTCTCGCCCCTCTCAGTAGCCAGCTACGAACACGATTACCCCTTGCCTTTGACGGCCCTGGTGCGTGGCATGTACATGGCTTTTCTTGGCACTGGCTGGAGCTTGGCTGCTGCGGCAACGTTGGCAGGAGGTAGCCATTTTCCATGCTCTCATCATCCGCGTAGTCATGGGGGCAATCCTTTTCTATGGCGATGCCCGTTATACTTTGCCCATGGTTCCTACATTGGTACTCTGTGCCAGCGTTGCTCTTGTCAGGATGTATAA
- a CDS encoding class I SAM-dependent methyltransferase, giving the protein MNDGEETSTTRFGFCGQNGRYTAPPVFRWLDLKRDDRMPDIGCGSVLWTLAMAPRVHSIVGLDLRLRSVHEAKKHSEQQGYGNTAFVVASATALPFSNNSFDKVLSIDVLDNIPEDQRAACEMVRVLNRGGKLVATAMLKDRLWYLRPICYPEHIRNYSRRELSSLVEAAGLKLIGTFEFYRAFSTLARELADMAHRSRLSRIPGVGLFTAILLSALARLDFLSHQTGGGFGVIATKELGPDGHGIES; this is encoded by the coding sequence TTGAATGACGGTGAAGAAACCTCTACAACCCGTTTTGGGTTTTGTGGCCAGAATGGCAGATACACTGCGCCGCCTGTGTTCAGATGGTTAGATTTGAAGCGCGATGACAGGATGCCAGACATCGGTTGTGGGTCAGTCCTGTGGACCCTGGCCATGGCACCACGCGTTCACAGCATAGTGGGGCTGGACCTGCGCTTGCGTTCGGTGCACGAAGCCAAGAAACACTCTGAACAACAGGGCTACGGAAATACCGCCTTTGTCGTCGCCTCTGCGACAGCTTTGCCTTTCTCCAACAACAGCTTCGACAAAGTCTTGTCCATTGACGTGCTGGACAATATCCCTGAGGACCAGCGCGCGGCTTGTGAAATGGTACGGGTGCTCAATCGTGGAGGGAAGTTGGTAGCGACAGCTATGCTCAAGGACAGGCTATGGTATCTGCGGCCTATCTGCTACCCAGAGCACATCCGAAACTACTCCAGACGTGAATTGTCCAGCTTGGTGGAAGCAGCAGGTCTGAAGCTGATAGGGACCTTCGAGTTCTATCGCGCCTTCTCTACCTTAGCGCGTGAATTGGCGGACATGGCACATCGTAGCCGGCTATCCAGGATACCAGGGGTAGGGCTGTTCACCGCCATTTTGCTCAGCGCCTTGGCACGATTGGATTTCCTCTCTCATCAAACCGGTGGGGGCTTCGGCGTGATAGCCACCAAGGAATTGGGTCCGGACGGTCACGGGATCGAGTCCTGA